The Andreesenia angusta genome contains the following window.
AGAGGGCTTTTTTACAATTTTATCTGTCATACTATCACCTCCATTGATCAGTATCATATATTATATCACTTTCGAGGGCTTGTTACTTCACACACACAGCTATCATAATGTAGTACTTCTTGTCCGCTTTTGGAATCTCTATGGCTTCGCTTGACTGATTGTACATCTCAAGCGATTTAAAGGGACTGAGCACCTCTAGAAATTCCTCTTCCCGGTACTGGTATACATGGAACGGACAGGTACAAGGCTCTCCTTTTCCCCTTCCGAACGGTGTCGAGACTATGAATTTTCCTCCTGGCTTCAGCAGGTTATAAATGTTATCCACAAAAATCTTGTCGCCTTCAAAATGCTCTATAGTCTCAAAGCTTATTACAGTGTCGAACTGCCCGTATACTCTATGCAGATTCCTGTTCAGCGCATCGTCTACATAATAGCTTGTATTGCTGTAGCTGTAGTGCTCCTTGGCGTACTCTATCGACTCCTCAGATATGTCTATCCCCACTATCTCCTCCAGCCCGTCATTTCCTGTGCGGAGCAGTTCCAATCCATATCCGGAACCACATGCTATATCCAGCACTCTTCCCTTTGCAAACTGCCTGGCGAACTCGTACCTGGCTATATGCTCCAAGAGCAGTCCATTCTGGGGATCCATCTTTTTGGGTATTACCCTCTCTCCTGTATACTCCATTTTCCTCACACCTTTTCTTCGAAATAGCCTATATAGAAATATTAGCATATTTAAAGCTTTTCGAGGTATTTCTAGTCTACTTTAAGTAGTTTCATTATATGTTTCTTGTACAGTGCAAATTCATCGCTCCAGAGAAAATCTTCATGTCTAGGTTTTTCAACATCTATAATTAGCTCTTCCTCAATCCGTCCAGGCTTCCCTGTCATGATATATATTCTGTCTGAAAGCATTAAAGCTTCGTCTATATCATGTGTTATAAATAGAGTCGTAAGCTTAATCTCCTTCATGACTTCCATATACCAGCTGTGCATATTCACCTTGGTTATAGCGTCCAGAGCGCTGAAAGGCTCGTCTAGAAGTGCAACTTCCTTAGAGAAAAGGTAAGTTCGGAGAAGCGCAACCCTCTGGCGCATGCCTCCAGACAGCTGATCTGGATACTTGCTCTGGCTTCCCTCTATGTTGAAAACACCGAAATAGCTATCTGCCTTTCTTAAGGCCTCAGACTTCTTCTCCCCCTTTATCAGAAGGGGAAGCACCGCATTTTCCAGTACAGTCTTGTGCTGAAGCAGAAGGTCCTTCTGGAGCATATAGCTCACTCTTCCGCACACTCCAGATATATCCTCACCGTCCAATACCACTCTGCCGGAGTCTGGAGCAAGAAGCCCCGATATCACGTTGAAGAGAGTTGTCTTTCCTACGCCGCTAGGCCCTAGAACAGAGACTATCTCCCCCTTCTCCAGTTTGATCGATATATCCTTTATGACATCTTCCTTCCCGTAGCTTTTCGATACATTCTCTACAGCAAGCTTTAACATAGAGCACTCCCCTTTGAAAGTTTATTCTGGAAGGTATTCATTGGTGAATCCAAATCCAGGCGATATCTCTTTTTCCACAAGCTCTCCATCCCAAAGCCATTTGTAAAATCCGTCCCATCTGCTCTTGTCTATTACTCCCCATTTTTCAGCATCCGATTTATACTCTTTGGCAATCCACTTCTGACTTTCCATCACAAGCTCTCTGTCTAGCTCAGGGCTGGCCTTTAGGAGTATCTCCGCAGCCTCTTCAGGGTTTTCTGCAGCATATTCATATCCCTTGGAAACAGCCTCTAGAAACGACTTTGTCTCAGCTTCATTGCTCTCCATATAGCTGTTGTTTCCTATTATGATAGGGCTGTAGTAGTCCAGCACGGGGTCTATATCCTTGAATGCGAAGAAATCAGTCTCCACGCCTTTGACCTTGGAAGCTATTCCATCCCAGGCATAGTAAACCCATACAGCGTCTATATCCGACTTAAGAGCTGTCACCACATCTGTCACAGTGCTAGGGACCATCTCTATAGATTCGTAGTCTCCTCCGTCCGACTCCACAACCGACTTTATTATGGCCTTCTCGACCGGCACATCCCATGTCGCGTATGTCTTTCCGCCCATTCCAGACGGCGTATCCATTCCATTTCCCTTAAGCGATATTATGCCCGAGGTGTTGTGTTGAAGTATCGCCGCTATTGCAGTGACAGGAAGCGGACTGTCTGAGGCAAATGCCGGCGCTATGGTGTCCTGAAACGATATCCCGAACTGGGACTTCCCTGAGGCCACAAGGCTGTCTGCGCCTCCTTCAGGCGGCTGCACTATCTCTACTTCTATCCCCTGCTCTTCAAAATATCCCTTTTCCTGGGCTACGTAGAGCCCTGTATGGTTTGTGTTCGGAGTCCAGTCAAGCACCAGACTTACCTTCTCCAACTCTCCACTCTTCTCTTTCTCGCTTCCGCAAGCCGACATCGAAATCGTCATGGCGATTGCTAAAAATGCTGAAATTATCTTTTTCATATTTTCTCTCCTCTACAGTTTATTTTCTTCTTTTGCCCAAGGCATACAGGCTTTTTTAAGCACAGACACAAGCTTCATCAGCAGAAGACTTATACACGACACAAGCAGTATTACCGCGAACATCTTGTCAAAAGAATAGGACTTCTTCACCCTTATCATATAGACTCCCAGCCCCTCAAATCCTCCAAGCCATTCAGATATTACAGCTCCAACCACAGAGTAGGACACGGCTATTCTAAGTCCTGCAAAAAAGTATGGGATGGAGCTCGGAAGCTTTATATGCCTGAACATCTGCCAGTCTGTGGCGTTCATGGCCTTTAGCAGCTCTATGGCGTCTGAATCAGCCGACTTAAGACCGTCTAGAAGTCCCACGGTTATAGGGAAAAACGTAACTATGACCACCAGCGCCACCTTCGGAGCCATTCCGTATCCCATCCAGAGCACTAGAAGAGGCGCAATAGCCACTGTCGGTACCGTCTGTGTTATAACCAGTACAGGATAGAATGCCTTATAAAAAGCTCTGTACCTGTCCATAAGTACGGCCACAGCGAATCCAA
Protein-coding sequences here:
- a CDS encoding class I SAM-dependent methyltransferase, which translates into the protein MEYTGERVIPKKMDPQNGLLLEHIARYEFARQFAKGRVLDIACGSGYGLELLRTGNDGLEEIVGIDISEESIEYAKEHYSYSNTSYYVDDALNRNLHRVYGQFDTVISFETIEHFEGDKIFVDNIYNLLKPGGKFIVSTPFGRGKGEPCTCPFHVYQYREEEFLEVLSPFKSLEMYNQSSEAIEIPKADKKYYIMIAVCVK
- a CDS encoding ABC transporter ATP-binding protein; this encodes MLKLAVENVSKSYGKEDVIKDISIKLEKGEIVSVLGPSGVGKTTLFNVISGLLAPDSGRVVLDGEDISGVCGRVSYMLQKDLLLQHKTVLENAVLPLLIKGEKKSEALRKADSYFGVFNIEGSQSKYPDQLSGGMRQRVALLRTYLFSKEVALLDEPFSALDAITKVNMHSWYMEVMKEIKLTTLFITHDIDEALMLSDRIYIMTGKPGRIEEELIIDVEKPRHEDFLWSDEFALYKKHIMKLLKVD
- a CDS encoding ABC transporter substrate-binding protein, encoding MKKIISAFLAIAMTISMSACGSEKEKSGELEKVSLVLDWTPNTNHTGLYVAQEKGYFEEQGIEVEIVQPPEGGADSLVASGKSQFGISFQDTIAPAFASDSPLPVTAIAAILQHNTSGIISLKGNGMDTPSGMGGKTYATWDVPVEKAIIKSVVESDGGDYESIEMVPSTVTDVVTALKSDIDAVWVYYAWDGIASKVKGVETDFFAFKDIDPVLDYYSPIIIGNNSYMESNEAETKSFLEAVSKGYEYAAENPEEAAEILLKASPELDRELVMESQKWIAKEYKSDAEKWGVIDKSRWDGFYKWLWDGELVEKEISPGFGFTNEYLPE
- a CDS encoding ABC transporter permease, which translates into the protein MTRKFQSIIDSASKYIAIALLLAVWQVLSYTGTVPEHMLPSPGDVISAFISELPLLVENSRITLLEAFYGLGVGVALGFAVAVLMDRYRAFYKAFYPVLVITQTVPTVAIAPLLVLWMGYGMAPKVALVVIVTFFPITVGLLDGLKSADSDAIELLKAMNATDWQMFRHIKLPSSIPYFFAGLRIAVSYSVVGAVISEWLGGFEGLGVYMIRVKKSYSFDKMFAVILLVSCISLLLMKLVSVLKKACMPWAKEENKL